The DNA segment CAGCCGCCAGCCGTGCCGCACCCGTTCGCCGAACCCCGGCGTGACCAGGAACTCCCCGGTGAGCCCCGCGGTCACCACTGCGAGCGCCAGCGGGCCCGTCGCCTCGGCGATCCGCGCCACCAGCGCGCGTACGACGCCCCGGTCGAGGGTCGCCGAGGACAGCAGCCGGTCGGCGCCGACGTCGTACAGCTGCGCCCCCTGCCCGCAGATCGCGAGCCCCCGGTAGCCGAGCGGGGCCAGCAACGCGCGGCATCCCGCGGCCGGACGGCCCGTCACCACCAGGTGCCGGGCGCCCCGGGAGGCGGCCCGGGCGAGCGCGGCCCTGGTGCGCGGGGAGACGGTGAGGTCGCCGCGCAGCAGGGTGCCGTCGAGGTCGGTGGCGACGACCGTGTACCGGGGCGTCATCCGGCCCCGCCCCGGTGCAGGCCCAGCAGGGTGTACGCGGCCAGGGTCGCCGCGTCCGTGACCCGTCCGGCGCGGACGAGGTCGCGCCACTCGCCCGGTTCCGCCCGGCGCTGGCGCATGTCGGCCTCGGTGACC comes from the Streptomyces sp. SUK 48 genome and includes:
- a CDS encoding HAD family hydrolase produces the protein MTPRYTVVATDLDGTLLRGDLTVSPRTRAALARAASRGARHLVVTGRPAAGCRALLAPLGYRGLAICGQGAQLYDVGADRLLSSATLDRGVVRALVARIAEATGPLALAVVTAGLTGEFLVTPGFGERVRHGWRLVEDPAGLWARPVEKVLIRSRTLDDDGLAALALSVCAGLIGVTHSGEGMVELLPDGVDKASGLAAAGHRLGFKAADTVAFGDMPNDIPMLAWAGHGVAMGNAHAELKRHADEIAPGHEEDGVAAVLERLFP